The segment ttaaacgaagatcattctcgccagttcagttctcgatcaaagctcaaaccagcaacaccgaataaagactttttccacaaacgtgtcccgacttattctaaataatctattacgtaGCTATACGCTCGTAACAACGCTCGCCGGAACGGCCTGTCCTCTCAAGCCGCGCGATCGCGATACCTACGATCTATTCAGTAgcgtacaattaatttaacttctcTTTTACTCGAGAATTCTCGACATTCTTCCCACCTTGAAAGACTGTCTTTCAATTATGATTACAATGCGTACCAACCTTTATCTTTGGTTCGATAAAACAAATACtgatataattaaactttagtAACtaacaaaacataaaaacGCAAGAACTTAAACTATTTTAgagtattacaaataaatatcttcgCAAATAAAATACTGTAATCTAATTAATACATAGTTTATAATCGCTAATCGGTAGCGGACAGAGTTTTTTAATGGGTCTCTTGAACGCTCCAACACTGGTCTTGACTGTGGCGACTCGCACAATCCCGTCATCACCTGGAAAGGTCTCAGTTACTCTGCCCAGTTTCCAATTCAACGGAGGCAGATTGTCGTCTTTCATCAGCACCATATCACCAGGTTCTACGCTCTTTTGCCCCGAGAACCATTTGCTTCTTGTCTGCAAGGTTTGTAAGTATTCTCTGTGCCATCGCTTCCAGAAATGTTGCCGAATCTTCTGAAGATGCTGCCATCTAGAAAGTCTATTTTCTGGAACATCTACGAAATTATTCTGCACAGGTTCTGATAGAGAGTTTCCGATAAGGAAGTGGGTGGGAGTTAAGGCTAACAAATCATTAGAATTGGAGGACAAGGGTGTGAGGGGTCTCGAGTTTAGAACTGCTTCAATTTCTACTAACAACGTGTTATACTCTTCGTATGTCAGAGCAAGTCCTCGTGTATTTAGATGCCGCTTCATAGCCTTCACCGCCGCTTCCCATAACTCCTCGAAGTGAGGTGATCTGGGTGGAATGAATTTCCATTTAATCTTCCGAGTTGCTAATTCATTGCTGATTTCATCTTCTTTATTTGCTAAGAAATCGTAGACTTCTCTTAATTCTCGCGCTGCGCCTACAAAGTTTGTAGCATTATCTGAATATAATTGCGAACATATTCCTTTTCGAGCCACAAATCTTCTCAAAGCTGCTAAAAATGCTTCTGTAGTTAAAGCCGTCACCAATTCTAGATGCACCGTTCGCGTGCTAAAGCATACGAAGACCGCTACATACGCCTTTGCAACGTGGACTCGACCTCGTCTCCTGCTTTCTTTCATTTGAAACGGGCCTGCGTAGTCAATCCCGGTAACGGTGAAAGGTCTCGAAGTTGCGGTAACCTTAGTTTTCGGGAGATCTGCCATTCTCACGTCAGGCGTACGAGGTTTGTAATTGAAACATCTAACACAACTTTGTGTTATCTTTTTAGCTTCTCGGCGACCATTTAGTGGCCAGTACTTTTGCTGGACAAAACTTAATAGTTGCTCCGGTCCACAATGTAATCGCATGACGTGTTCTTCTCGAAAAATCAGGTTGACTATGCGATGTCTCGCCGGTAGAACTATCTGATGCTTATGGTCAGGAGTAAGGTCTGCGTTCCGAAGTCGTCCTCCTATTCGAATTATCCCTTGGTCGTTTATCTTAGCCAGCTTACTGGCTTTGCTGATTGGCAGCAGTAATTTCAAATCTTTGATCTCTTGAGCAAAAGCTTCTTGCTGAATAATTCGTAGAATAGATGTTTCTGCCTTGTTTAGCTCTTCAAGCGATAGTGAcccaatttttcttctttctttcagATTTGCTATAAATCTGTGGCAAAAGGCGACTATACGTCGTAATTTATGATACgaggaatatttaattaaaaattctggCGGAGCATACGATGTTGCTGCCGATACCACCGTTTTTCTTTCCGAAATATCCACCTTAGACAAATTCGGTTGCTGGGGCCACAGTTGTTTTGATTTGATCCACTCCGGACCTTCCCACCATAGCTTACTCCTTTTTAGTTGCTCTGTTGTGATGCCTCTAAATAAGAGGTCCGCTGAATTATCCTCCGATGGAACATGATTCCAACATGCTTTAGGTGACAGTTCTTGTATTTTTGCGACTCGATTGGCCACAAACGTTTTTAACTGATTAGGCGGTGTCTTTATCCATTCCAATGTTATCGTTGAGTCACTCCACAGATAGACACCATTAATGTTCCCTTGACAGGCTCTCTTGACTAAATTTAGTAACTCCACCAATAGCAAGGCGGCGTATAGTTCTAGCCTTGGCAACGATATGACCTTTAGCAGTGCCACTCTTGCTTTTGAGCAAATTAAATGAGATGTTACTCTCCCATTTCTATCGTAACTGACGGCATACAAGCACGCACCGTAAGCCTTCTCCGATGCATCTCCGAATCCCACAAGGTCCATTTTTTGTGCTTTATTGACTGCGTTTACATTTCGAGGAATTACTAACTCGTTAACTCTATGAAGAGAGTCATAATAAGATTTCCAAGTGGTATACAACGATACAGGTAGGGGATCGTCCCAGCCTATCTTTAATTCCCACAGCTGTTGcatgaaattattatcttgaaatttatGAGCACCGGTCCTATTAATCCTAAAGGATCATAGACTTGTGCTATTCTTGACAGTACACTACGTTTGGTTACTCGTTCTTCCTTTGACGTCATGACTTGGTAATGCAGTGTATCTTCCCTGGAGTTCCACAATAATCCTAAGGTTTTTTGAGCTTCTTCGCCGTTAATGATAAGAAGATTATCCGTCTTGCCTTCTTCAATTAAGTGGTTCAGTAATCTTGAGTCATTTGATCTCCATTTTCGTAACGCAAATTGTCCACGTGTGAGAAGCTTTGTTAATTGTTTCTGCAATTGCATCGCTTTTTTTAGACTGCTTGTTCCCGTTAGAACATCGTCCATATAAAAGTCGCTCTAGAGCCTTTACCGCTAAAGCCAAATCCTCTTCTTCTTCAGTTCCTTGTTCAATAGTGATTTCCGATATTTCTGTGTTAACCAATTTTTCTGATTCACAAACCGAGAGCTCCTTTCTTGCTTCTATAGCTATCTCCTTTAGGCAATGCATGGCTAGATATGGGGCGCTGGTCGTGCCATAAGTGACCGTATTTAAGGTGAGCACCTGCATTGGGGAATCCAGATTTTTACGCCAAAGTATTTGCTGTAGGTGACGATCTTCTTCAGCTATCAAGATCTGCCTAAACATTTTGATAACATTTGCGGTTAGGACATATTTGTGTGTGCAAAATCTTATGATAATTTCTAGTAAGTCATTCTGTAAATTCGGTCCTGCTAATAACTTATCGTTCAGCGAAGCTCCCGTCGATGTTTTGGCTGATACGTCAAATACTACTCTAAGTTTTGTTGTCAAATTATCAGGTCTCAATACTGGTTGATGCGGTAGGAAGCAGTGTTCTTTCGATTTGGAATTTTCTCCCGCTATGTACACCGACGCATGGCCTAATGCTAGGTACTCGTTTATAAACTCCGCGTATTGCTGTTGTATTTCTGGTTGTTTTTTTAGACGTCGTTCCAGCGCATGTAATCTTTTAAGTGCTAGTTCCTCTGAATGTCCTAGAACAACTTCCGGGTTCTTCGGAAGTCTCACGACAAATCGTCCATTAGCTTGTCTCCTGACCGTATCACGGAAATACTTTTCGCATGCTTGCTCTTGCTTTGAGTAGATCGGCGTTTCAACAATCTCCTCTTGTTTCCAGAATCGTTCTAGCTGAGTTTGCAGTTGGGTGATAGTTGCCAAATGAAAGACTGCCCCTCTAGGTTGTTTTGCTGACAAGGGATACCCGCATAACCTGAGTCACCGATTTGGCTGAAATTTTACAGGTACGTAGTACTAGTATAGTAGTAAGTAATGTTATACGGAGACGATGCACTATTCAGCCGTTTATGAGAAATCGCTGTTTGAAGTTTATCATGTCGTATAAGTACTAtgcaataaaacatatttcaaaCAGCAGCGTGGCGCAGCGGAGTAAGGCGAATATTAGAGATCTAAAGGTGCGGGTTCaattccatatatatatatatatattttttttaatttttctaatagaaaaaatgttcttaaaatgcataaaatataacaaatatatattatatagtgtttaataaaccaaaaatctgtaaatttaaactttgtgtaatttttatagtttttttaagttttaatagtttatatatatttattgttaggTAGGTATATTACTTCACCCATCACTACAGACACAGAACTTATTTTATCAGGTGGAGTATCAGTTAGAAGATGCTCCGCCTCCAGCAAactattgcaatatttaacagCATTCGTTAATTCGCCCTTAAAATCTTCAGTTTGCAAAAGTTTTTCACGCTCCTCGTCTATTTGTAACTGATCTATTGCCGTAGATGGACCCGGTTGATCcattttaaaaactgttagTAAAAGGTTTTCGTACAACGTTCTCGTACAACGATAGTTCACGATCAACTAACGGTTTCTGAAGTATAGACTACCTGAAAAGGGCGCAGTCTCTTGTTGTTAGGCAAGAGAGGGGAACTTAAAACGAGAAATTGTCTAAAGGAAAGGGACTGCAGCTGTATCgcaaaataataacgataatatatatatatatatatatatatatatatatatatatatatatatatatataaagacataaaaaacatttttaatgctagaaattttgttatacGTACTTCTTTTATTgtacttacttttttatatttaatatttaatatttttatattttaataaataaatgaataattattaaaaaatatatgcataatcaCCATTTATTTTAccttaataatacaaatatcttGCCACCTAcctaacaataaatatatataaactattaaaacttaaaaaaactataaaaattacacaaagtttaaatttacagatttttggtttattaaacactatataatatatatttgttatattttatgcattttaagaacattttttctattagaaaaattaaaacaaaaatatatatatatatatggaattGAACCCGCACCTTTAGATCTTTAATATTCGCCTTACTCCGCTGCGCCACGCTGCTGtttgaaatatgttttattgcaTAGTACTTATACGACATGATAAACTTCAAACAGCGATTTCTCATAAACGGCTGAATAGTGCATCGTCTCCGTATAACATTACTTACTACTATACTAGTACTACGTACCTGTAAAATTTCAGCCAAATCGGTGACTCAGGTTATGCGGGTATCCCTTGTGAGTTGATTATCTCGCCTCCGAGAATCCATCCCAATTGTGTCTCTATCAGCGTCGGCTGATCTTTCTCTTGTTTGATATGACCCATGCGCATCAGTGACCAAAATAAACCTGCTCTGATAAGCAGGTCTATCTCGCCTGGCGTTCCATAAGCAGGATCAGCTAACTGCCCATCTTCTGGTAAGTTTAGTATTGCGTTGAGTTTTATCTGCGGAATTTTCTCCGTTATCGTTGGTAGTATCAAGCAATCCAAAGTTGTACTAAAGTTGTTATACATCGACTTCAATTTGATCCGGGCGGATTGCTGTACTCTCGTTTGAGATCGATTTATGCCGCTTATAGGCACATTCTCCTTTGTTGTTGAAAGCTTCAATCGTATCAAACTGGAAGTGACCAAATTGGATTGTGAACCTGGATCCAGAAGGACTCGACTTCTTTTTTGATTGCCGTATACGTCGCAAACGTACACTTGGGCGGTTGAGAGCATCACATGACTAATGGACTTCCTTGAGCAATACGTAGCCATCGCTGTCTCTCCTGCGTTGATTAGTGAGCCTTCACTTTTCAGTGTTGTCTGCTGTTTGTTTTCTGCTACTTCCATTATGCTTCTGCAAGCGCTATGAAGCCCAACAGATTGTGTTTTTGATGTTCCTTCAGGTTGAGAAGAAGGCTGTCTCGATTCTACGTGCAATAATGTGTTGTGTGATTTCGAGCAATTTCTGCATCTCGTTGATTTGCAAGTTTTAGCTAAATGCCCTTTTCTGAGACAATTCAAACATAACCCTCTTTGCATGACCTCTTCTCGCCTTTTAGTTTCCGATAGCTTTAAAAACTCTTCGCATTTGTATAGGAAGTGGTCTCCCTCATAGAAAGCGCATTTTTCTGCACTCGTTGCAACAAGCGCTACTCGTTTCTCGCTCCCAATGTTTTTCTGTGTCGCCTGCTTATATAATTCCTGTTTTAGCTTTCCTTTGTCCAGCATTTCCAGCGTGCTACAACGTTCACCTAAATAGTTTAACAACTCCTCCATGGTTGGCATGTTTTGCTGCTCTCGCTTACTTATTGTTACCTCCCAATCGCGTCTCGTGTTGTAGTCTAGCCTTGTTGAAGCTAAGTAGATGAGTAGCGTGTCCCATTGCTCGACTGGCTGACCCAATGACCTTAGCGCTCGTGTATGCGTACGAATATGATCTATAAAGGTCCTCAGACTTGCAGTACTTTCCTTTGAAACAACCGGGAACtctaataattcttttgtGTGAGTGTTAATTATCAATCGCTTATTCTCGTAACGCTTTACTAGTAATTCCCATTCTATATCGTAGTTTTGCACGGAAGTGTTTAATGAGTTAAGAATTTGAAGAGCTTCACCTTTTAATGAGCTTCGTAAATATTGGAATTTTTGAATTGCGGATAAACTTCTATTGTTATGTATTAACGACAGAAACGAGTCCTTAAACAAAAGCCAAATGCTCATATTGGCTCTCAAAAGTCGGTAGGTTCAAAATGGGTAATTTAACATCAATTCGATTTCTGCCGATGTGGCCTTCTGCATCTTGTGTATTTGCTTGCACACGGGCTTCGTTTACATTCTCGGCCTTGGCTACCCTGAGTTTTGCTTGCGCGTTCGCTTCCAATTCTAAATACTGTTCTTCGAATGCTGCTCGTTCATTTGCGTTTCTATCTGCGACTGCTTCATCTATTAGATCACCCCTTTCATCTAAATTAAGAAGCTCTATACCTTCTTGTACTTCTTCGAATTTACGCCATACTTCTTCTATTTTCGATAGTCTAACCTCAATTTTTACTGCCTCTCGAGCTGCTTCCGACTCAATAAATGCCTAAAATCTCGTTAATTGTGCTTTTAAACTACCTCGcttgaaatttaattgttttaattctgacattttacctttttttttttgagaaattcaCAACCAAATTATGGAATCTGCAATGAGAATAAAGGATTTGATGGGATGGGATAAGAACTCACTAACCTGTCCTGTACAGTTCCGTCGGCCAATCCTGTGAAGATGCGCTTTTGCAGGTTGCTTTTCGTCCTGTTAAGAATGCTTGGAGATCCGtcgttgtgtgtgtgtgcgtgtatgaCGCCGCTCGTTGCATGTGAGTTTATGCGTATGGGTGCCGCTGCTTCCTGTATGTGAGCGTATGTATGACGCTGTTCCCTGTATGCGAGCGTATGTATGACGCTGTTCCCTGTATGTGAGCGTATGTATGACGCTGTTCCCTGTATGTGAGCGTATGTATGACGCTGTTCCCTGTATGTGAGCGTATGTGTGACGCTGCTTCTTGTTGACCGGCGAACTACCGAGTCTTACCACACTTTTCCGAATTTTCGGTTTATGTTCGGGCGCCAATTTTATGTTGGGTTCTCTGGGTAGTcgtttataaatgtttgctaACAATTGCACTACAAAGTTCGTTTTATTGAAAGACGCTTGTACACTCGCGTGTCCTTACTTCGCCATCTTAgttattctttttttgcacGCTCGCCGGAACCTGTCTTCTCAAGCCGCGCGATCGCGATACGTACGATCTATTCAGTAgcgtacaattaattttacttctcTTTTACTCGAGAATTCTCGACAATTAACacagtaaattaattacttttttttaaataaatttcaattatggaaaacaaatcaatatatGCAATTGTTAGATTaatctgataatttaaatgcaacaattgttacatttaattttttacattttcacaacagttttcaatattaaagtataaaagaattgtaatttaaacataattttgtaatgatTTTAGATTACATTTCTACGGTAGAAAATTGCAGTCTTCATCAGATGCAGAAAGTTATCTAAGAATGGTTGCAGCATACAGGAAATCGCctccattatttattgaaaaagatgGCATAATATAAAGTGACATATAAGtagtgatataaatatatatttttataagtgcaaaatgtatttttataagtgttacaaatatacatatgtatatttatattttatacatattttaacatgtcttgatatagtttatataagaaatattatgtaaaagttatgtttataagtattatgtaaagaaatattaataataaaatattaaaatgtaacaaatttaaaaatattctattgtaaaataattactcaaGTAGCAAATAATCGTcatgtaatgtttttttatcgttataattggttattatataatattatataataatcaattatgatgataaaaaaacattagatGACGATCATTTGCCACTTGagtataaaatcattattttaatgaaacgtTTGTCTTAAGGGCATCTTAAAATAAGTCTCATAGTCGTCTTATAAGACAAATCAAGAGACATCTTGAAAACGTTTCTAAATCGTCGaaaattgttacataaaaCGTCTCACAGACATTTTAAATACGTCTCTCTGACAGTTTCGTAAGACGTCTGAGTGATTTTAAGGTGTCTTTCAGACAAACATAAGACGACATAATGTTGTGTGGGATATATACGTATTTTTGAGCAACACACGGATTACAAGAGGGagtattaagaaaaatataattagtgtATAGAAATGTATGTGTACGTGTGTGATGTGGTGAACGTTGAGTGCTAGAGCGGTGTACGCATGCGGGAGCACGAGGAAGGCACTTGTGCTTCGCGAATAACGT is part of the Linepithema humile isolate Giens D197 chromosome 3, Lhum_UNIL_v1.0, whole genome shotgun sequence genome and harbors:
- the LOC105680081 gene encoding uncharacterized protein, with amino-acid sequence MDQPGPSTAIDQLQIDEEREKLLQTEDFKGELTNAVKYCNSLLEAEHLLTDTPPDKISSVSVVMAKQPRGAVFHLATITQLQTQLERFWKQEEIVETPIYSKQEQACEKYFRDTVRRQANGRFVVRLPKNPEVVLGHSEELALKRLHALERRLKKQPEIQQQYAEFINEYLALGHASVYIAGENSKSKEHCFLPHQPVLRPDNLTTKLRVVFDVSAKTSTGASLNDKLLAGPNLQNDLLEIIIRFCTHKYVLTANVIKMFRQILIAEEDRHLQQILWRKNLDSPMQVLTLNTVTYGTTSAPYLAMHCLKEIAIEARKELSVCESEKLVNTEISEITIEQGTEEEEDLALAKQLTKLLTRGQFALRKWRSNDSRLLNHLIEEGKTDNLLIINGEEAQKTLGLLWNSREDTLHYQVMTSKEERLWELKIGWDDPLPVSLYTTWKSYYDSLHRVNELVIPRNVNAVNKAQKMDLVGFGDASEKAYGACLYAVSYDRNGRVTSHLICSKARVALLKVISLPRLELYAALLLVELLNLVKRACQGNINGVYLWSDSTITLEWIKTPPNQLKTFVANRVAKIQELSPKACWNHVPSEDNSADLLFRGITTEQLKRSKLWWEGPEWIKSKQLWPQQPNLSKVDISERKTVVSAATSYAPPEFLIKYSSYHKLRRIVAFCHRFIANLKERRKIGSLSLEELNKAETSILRIIQQEAFAQEIKDLKLLLPISKASKLAKINDQGIIRIGGRLRNADLTPDHKHQIVLPARHRIVNLIFREEHVMRLHCGPEQLLSFVQQKYWPLNGRREAKKITQSCVRCFNYKPRTPDVRMADLPKTKVTATSRPFTVTGIDYAGPFQMKESRRRGRVHVAKAYVAVFVCFSTRTVHLELVTALTTEAFLAALRRFVARKGICSQLYSDNATNFVGAARELREVYDFLANKEDEISNELATRKIKWKFIPPRSPHFEELWEAAVKAMKRHLNTRGLALTYEEYNTLLVEIEAVLNSRPLTPLSSNSNDLLALTPTHFLIGNSLSEPVQNNFVDVPENRLSRWQHLQKIRQHFWKRWHREYLQTLQTRSKWFSGQKSVEPGDMVLMKDDNLPPLNWKLGRVTETFPGDDGIVRVATVKTSVGAFKRPIKKLCPLPISDYKLCIN
- the LOC105680082 gene encoding uncharacterized protein; its protein translation is MAKEPNIKLAPEHKPKIRKSVAFIESEAAREAVKIEVRLSKIEEVWRKFEEVQEGIELLNLDERGDLIDEAVADRNANERAAFEEQYLELEANAQAKLRVAKAENDSFLSLIHNNRSLSAIQKFQYLRSSLKGEALQILNSLNTSVQNYDIEWELLVKRYENKRLIINTHTKELLEFPVVSKESTASLRTFIDHIRTHTRALRSLGQPVEQWDTLLIYLASTRLDYNTRRDWEVTISKREQQNMPTMEELLNYLGERCSTLEMLDKGKLKQELYKQATQKNIGSEKRVALVATSAEKCAFYEGDHFLYKCEEFLKLSETKRREEVMQRGLCLNCLRKGHLAKTCKSTRCRNCSKSHNTLLHVESRQPSSQPEGTSKTQSVGLHSACRSIMEVAENKQQTTLKSEGSLINAGETAMATYCSRKSISHVMLSTAQVYVCDVYGNQKRSRVLLDPGSQSNLVTSSLIRLKLSTTKENVPISGINRSQTRVQQSARIKLKSMYNNFSTTLDCLILPTITEKIPQIKLNAILNLPEDGQLADPAYGTPGEIDLLIRAGLFWSLMRMGHIKQEKDQPTLIETQLGWILGGEIINSQGIPA